From Butyricimonas paravirosa, one genomic window encodes:
- a CDS encoding CapA family protein, producing the protein MHYNRILLFCIVFLLFTSCKEKKSPVQTDYSLEFPHSSQTLTLLFCGDIIQHLPQIYSAHEPSEKDYKYQKCFKYIAPYWADADFVIANLETTLGNKDFSGYPRFCSPWQIARDLHQLGVTTFVTANNHSCDQLGKGITNTIYYLDSLGIPHTGTFTDTLNYKKRHPLYLQKDGFKIALLNYTYGTNGLPVPKGFVVPHIDTTAIKQDIQLAHRDTATNIIAFMHWGYEYHNFPNKEQRALSKWLHEQGADMVIGSHPHVVQPIEYYTSDKDTLGVTVFSLGNFISNQSQQGTEGGICIRVTLTKPRNHPVRYQMEPIKFYMYRPYEEGRRRYYVIPENLADSVMKDFHLTKSKNFFKKTDTILKSTKTFSF; encoded by the coding sequence ATGCACTACAACCGAATTCTCTTGTTCTGTATCGTCTTCCTGTTGTTCACGTCTTGCAAGGAGAAGAAATCACCCGTTCAAACCGATTACTCGCTGGAATTTCCTCACTCGTCACAAACGCTGACTCTTTTGTTTTGCGGGGACATCATCCAACACCTTCCGCAGATATATAGCGCGCACGAACCATCGGAAAAAGACTACAAGTACCAGAAATGTTTCAAGTACATCGCTCCTTATTGGGCAGATGCCGATTTCGTCATTGCCAACCTGGAAACGACCTTGGGGAATAAAGACTTTTCCGGTTATCCCCGATTCTGCTCTCCCTGGCAAATTGCCCGGGACCTTCATCAACTGGGAGTAACAACATTTGTTACCGCCAACAACCATAGCTGTGACCAACTCGGGAAAGGGATCACCAATACCATCTATTATTTGGACTCATTAGGAATCCCACACACGGGAACATTCACAGATACCCTCAATTACAAAAAGAGACACCCGCTCTATCTTCAGAAAGATGGTTTCAAAATAGCATTACTCAACTACACGTACGGGACAAATGGCCTCCCCGTTCCGAAAGGTTTTGTCGTCCCGCACATTGACACGACCGCCATAAAACAAGACATCCAACTGGCACACCGGGACACGGCCACCAACATCATAGCCTTCATGCACTGGGGGTATGAATACCATAACTTTCCGAACAAGGAACAGCGGGCATTAAGTAAATGGTTGCATGAACAAGGAGCTGATATGGTCATCGGTTCACATCCCCACGTGGTCCAGCCGATAGAATATTATACCTCGGACAAAGATACACTAGGCGTTACCGTTTTCTCTCTGGGTAACTTTATTTCCAACCAGTCCCAACAAGGAACAGAAGGAGGAATATGTATTCGCGTGACTTTAACGAAACCCCGGAATCATCCTGTACGTTATCAGATGGAGCCGATTAAATTTTACATGTACCGTCCCTACGAGGAAGGGCGGCGGCGTTATTACGTGATACCGGAAAATTTGGCTGACAGTGTTATGAAAGATTTTCACCTGACGAAAAGCAAGAATTTCTTCAAGAAAACAGATACAATACTGAAATCAACCAAAACTTTTAGTTTTTAG
- a CDS encoding DUF6769 family protein, which translates to MRKRQIAIIPLIFASMIMLLSSIMPHHHHGKLICFTATHEHSSFIEKACNHEHDSTPTEGECEVRLLFQTSIVKQHHDECNCCPNIIPDQPFQSILTLAGLDHSLSLLGVPKEVPPIFYREHLHPITWSVTSAGRAPPTVIA; encoded by the coding sequence ATGAGGAAACGACAGATAGCTATTATCCCGCTTATTTTTGCTAGCATGATTATGCTACTGTCGTCCATTATGCCTCATCATCACCACGGTAAATTAATCTGTTTCACGGCTACACATGAACACAGTTCGTTCATCGAAAAAGCATGTAACCACGAACATGACTCAACTCCTACCGAGGGTGAATGTGAAGTCAGATTACTATTCCAGACAAGTATTGTAAAACAACATCATGACGAGTGTAATTGTTGTCCGAATATCATTCCGGATCAACCATTCCAATCCATACTGACCCTTGCCGGGTTAGATCACTCGTTATCACTTCTCGGAGTACCAAAAGAAGTTCCACCCATATTTTACCGGGAACATCTCCACCCAATCACGTGGAGCGTCACCTCTGCCGGCAGGGCTCCTCCTACCGTAATAGCTTAA
- a CDS encoding methylglyoxal synthase, producing the protein MKLAVIAHDGKKADMVAFLNRHYEFMHSANIEIIATGTTGKHAQAAGLKVERLLSGPLGGDAQIAAQVAEHKVQMVLFFRDPLGKHPHEPDVQMLMRVCDVHNVPLATNPASAELMLKGFEKQMQK; encoded by the coding sequence ATGAAACTAGCAGTAATCGCACATGACGGGAAAAAAGCAGATATGGTTGCTTTCCTGAACAGACATTATGAATTCATGCACTCGGCAAACATAGAGATCATTGCTACCGGGACTACCGGAAAACATGCACAGGCTGCCGGGTTAAAAGTTGAACGCCTTCTTTCCGGTCCACTCGGGGGAGATGCCCAGATTGCAGCACAAGTGGCAGAACATAAAGTACAAATGGTGCTGTTCTTCCGTGACCCGCTTGGGAAACACCCTCACGAACCTGACGTGCAAATGTTAATGCGTGTATGTGACGTTCACAATGTTCCATTAGCAACGAACCCGGCATCCGCGGAATTGATGCTGAAAGGTTTCGAGAAACAGATGCAGAAATAG